The Paenibacillus mucilaginosus 3016 genome includes the window CTATTATACGAGAGAGATCTTGCGTTTTAAATCCTCCCGCTCAATCGTGGAGTCGTGGCGGATGTAATGGCATACATAAGACCGTCTCCAGCGTTCCGAGCGGTTGCGTGTTGAAGAATGAATCAGCAGGCTGTCGAAAATGAGAATGTCTCCTTTGTCCAGAACAACAGGAACCTCCTGCGTCAGATCAATGCCTTCCACCTCATCCGTCCACGCTTCATGCTCCTGCAGGTTCTTGACGGCTCCATGAGGCAGCATCCCCAGCTTGTGAGTCCCGGGGATGACCCACAGGCAGCCGTTCTCTTCGTTGATATATTCCATGGCGACCCATGCTGCCGTCAATGTATTTGGCTCGTTGCGGATGTAATAATAGTCCTGGTGCGCCGCCTGTCCCGGAGAGCCGGGCTCCTTGTAGAAATACATGCTCTGAACCCCGCAAGCCTCATCTCCCAATACTTGCGCGAGCGCGCCGCGCACGATGGGAAGCTTCATCATTTGAAGAGAGAAACCGTCATGAAGATGAGGATTGAACAGGCGAATGGAGAAGCGCTCCTGATCGCTGACCTCTTCCTTTCCTTTTCTCGGTTTTGCCCATTCTTCCATCACATCAGCCGAGCGAATGGTGTAGATATGGGCGTTATAGGCATCAATCAAGTCATCGCTGCAGCCGTTCTTCAGGATGAGGTACCCATTTTTATGATACTGATCTACTTGTTCCTCGCTTAGCGGCGAGAGCCTCTTGGTTTGGGTTTGAATCTCCATATTTAAATCCTCCCTATGTATATAATGAAGAATGAGAAGCACCTGCATCTTCATTCTAAGGGATCCAATCATTGACTTAAATGCACGAGTTACACTTCATTTGTGTCTCCAATTGATAATTCGCCTGTCCGGAGCCTCGGCGAGTTATACATTGCAAGAGAAAAGAACCTTCGCACCACAGATCGTGGTTGAAGGCTCTCCCGTTCACCCTATTACTTCTGCTTATAAGCTTCGTTGATTTCCTGGGTAATCTTTGTAAAGGTGGCGTCCGCTTTCAGCTTGGCTGTGAACTCATCCCAGGCGGCGAGGGACTCCTTCCCCATAATGACCTTGGTCTTCATATCCTGAATCTTCTTGTTGAGGTCCGGTCCTGCGGTCAGTGCCGTTTGCGATATGAGGCCGTAAGCGGGGTCCGGTACGCTGATGGCTTCACGCTCGTCGATAATCTTCTTGTTGCGGTCGTAGAATTCCTTGGGGATTCCGTTGTAATAAGCACGGGCATACATGTCATATTTTTGGAAAATTTGCAGCAGGTTATTCGTCGTATCGGCAACGTTATCCGCCTTCGCCTGCTCGGTTGCAATCTTGAAGCCGTCCTTGACGGTGTAATGCTTGTCTGGGAAGCCAAAGCCTGCTAAATCGCCTATTTCCTCGCTGTACGCTTGATCCATGAAGGCCAGGATTTTCTTCATCTTGGCTTCGGGAACGGTTTTAGGAATGACATACATTCCGAATACGCCGGAGTCACGGCCTGCAAACTTCCTGCCGCTCGGCCCCATGAGATATGGAAGCGGGTAGGAGTCGCCCTTCGGATCGATCTTGCGGATCGCGTCCGTGAACAGCCACTGAGGATTAATCGCCACGCCCAGTACCCCGGCCTTGCTGCCCATATACTGTTCACGAGATTGCGAATTTTTAAGTACCGGGAAATCGGGCACGAGCACTTTCTCTTCGTAAGCTTTCTTCAACCACTCGAGTGCCTGGCGTTCTGAGGGCTCGAGCACGACGGGGG containing:
- a CDS encoding phytanoyl-CoA dioxygenase family protein, with protein sequence MEIQTQTKRLSPLSEEQVDQYHKNGYLILKNGCSDDLIDAYNAHIYTIRSADVMEEWAKPRKGKEEVSDQERFSIRLFNPHLHDGFSLQMMKLPIVRGALAQVLGDEACGVQSMYFYKEPGSPGQAAHQDYYYIRNEPNTLTAAWVAMEYINEENGCLWVIPGTHKLGMLPHGAVKNLQEHEAWTDEVEGIDLTQEVPVVLDKGDILIFDSLLIHSSTRNRSERWRRSYVCHYIRHDSTIEREDLKRKISLV
- a CDS encoding extracellular solute-binding protein — its product is MKTKTIALSAASLLALSSLLAACSSGSEGNPDNGAAADASGAPTEISIFTNQQGAQAVDPANPIFQEIMKKTNTKLNITWVPFNTLTEKTKVMLASGDIPELTYVSNVFDSQVVQMAASGAFWDLTPYIKDYKNFSALPQAIWDNAKIQGKNYGIPRPRPLEGSWGAHVRKDWLDNLGLPVPETMDDLYQVLQAFTHKDPDGNGKADTIGLVGEVASDNMGSLGWVENVFNEVPGSYKLVNGQLTPVVLEPSERQALEWLKKAYEEKVLVPDFPVLKNSQSREQYMGSKAGVLGVAINPQWLFTDAIRKIDPKGDSYPLPYLMGPSGRKFAGRDSGVFGMYVIPKTVPEAKMKKILAFMDQAYSEEIGDLAGFGFPDKHYTVKDGFKIATEQAKADNVADTTNNLLQIFQKYDMYARAYYNGIPKEFYDRNKKIIDEREAISVPDPAYGLISQTALTAGPDLNKKIQDMKTKVIMGKESLAAWDEFTAKLKADATFTKITQEINEAYKQK